TGGCAAAAAGATAAAACTCAGTTTGAATATGCCGGTGCAGCCGGAGGATACCTTGATTTGCATGGCTTCCCTTTTTGCAGAGGGCGTATATTTGACACTATAGAGCGTGATACAAACCAATATGATGACCAAGTAGAGGTTTTTTGGGCCAGCGGAGCAGCCTTGTTTATTAAAAGCAAATACTGGAAAGAAGTTGGCGGATTAGATCATGATTTCTTTGCCCACATGGAGGAGATTGACCTTTGCTGGCGTTTAAAAAACCTTGGCTATAAAGTTATTTATTGTCCTGCAGCCGAAGTTTACCATGTTGGTGGTGGCACCTTAGATGCGGCTAATCCTCATAAAGCCTACCTTAATTTTAGGAACAATCTGGTTCTAATGCAAAAGAACCTACCCATAAGTGATGCATACTTTAGGATCTTTATTAGGATGTGCTTAGATTTTGTGGCCTGGATACATTTTTTATTGCAAGGCAAAACAGAATTTGCATGGGCAATAAATAGAGCGCATTATCATTTCTTATGCGATTTACAACAAAATGGTGCAAAGCGCGGTCATCATCAAATACCTTTTTTAAAGCATACCGGACTCTACCCTTCCAGCATTATATGGGCCTATTTTATTAAAAAGATCAGGTTTTTTAGCCAGTTGTAATTACTGTTTTAGTAAGCTTTCAATAGCTAAACGATAACCATCCATACCAAAACCTGTTAAAACCCCCTTGCAATTTTTGCCCGTAAGCGATACATGACGGTATTCTTCGCGTGCATAAATGTTGGATATATGAACCTCAATCACAGGAGTTTTAATGGCTGCAATCGAATCAGCAATAGCTACAGAGGTATGCGTGTATCCACCTGCATTAATCACAATGCCATCATAAGTAAAACCAACCTCATGCAATTTATTAATCAGCTCACCTTCTACATTACTTTGAAAATAGTCTATTTCAATAATGCTGTACATATCGCGCAGCGTTTTAATATATTCATCAAAACTCTGGTTACCGTAAATACCGGGTTCACGAAGTCCTAAAAGGTTTAAATTTGGGCCATTAATAATTTGTATCTTCATCATTTCAAACTTAGCCTTAAAAACTAAGAGTATAAAATTTTTTTTGTGATTAATAACCCCTACCTGCAATCCTATCGTAACTACCTCAAATTGGAGCGTTCCCTTTCCGGAAATTCAATTGAGGCTTATCTTGGAGATTTAAATAAGCTATTTCAATATTTTGAATCTATAGGTCAAACTCCACAGGTAAAAGACATTAGTGCTGCTGAGTTAAAGCTTTTCATATCCTGGATTAATGATTTAGGTATGCTGGCCAGTACACAGGCGCGGGTAGTATCCGGATTAAAATCTTTTTTTAGTTTTCTGATGCTGGAAGAGGTTATTGCTACCGACCCTTCTTCACAGCTGGAAACGCCAAGACTAACGCGTCATTTACCAGACACCATCGATATTCGCGAAATTAATGCTATGATTGAGGTGATAGATGCGTCAAAACCTGATGGAATGCGAAATAAAGCCATTCTTGAAACCCTATATGGATGTGGATTAAGGGTATCTGAGCTGATTAATCTTAAAATATCTGATGTATTTGAAGAGAATGAGTTTATACGTGTTACAGGAAAAGGAAATAAAGAGCGTTTAGTACCCATAGGGAAGATGGCTCTAAAATACATCAATATTTACCTTCATGAAACGAGAGTACATATTCCAATTAAAAAAGGCTTTGAAGATTATATCTTTTTAAATCGAGGCGGTACACGTCTATCACGTATTTCTGTCTTTAGTATTATTAAATCACTTGCAGAAAAGTCTGGATTAAAAAAAAGCATCAGTCCACACACCTTCCGCCATTCCTTTGCTACGCATCTGATAGAAGGTGGAGCAGATTTAAGAGCTATCCAGGAAATGTTAGGCCATTCCAGCATTACAACTACAGAAATCTACACCCATTTGGATAGAGATTATCTAAGAGGTATAATTACAGAATTTCATCCAAGAACTTAAAGCGCAATCGCTCGCTGACACTTTATCATTCTGTCTTTACCCTGCATATCTTTTTTTAATTCAATGTTAATAAAAGATTTAGACCTAAGCATATCAATCATTTCCTTACCATAATGCTCATTAATCTCAAAGAATAACAAACCCATATCACTCAACGATACCGAGGCAAAATCTGCAATGGCTTCATAAAATAGCAGCGGCTTTTCGTTAGGTACAAATAAAGCCATATGTGGCTCATGATCCAATACATTATGATGCATTTGCTCCTCTTCCTTCTCGGTAATATAAGGAGGATTACTAACGATCACATCGAACTTTTGCCTGGTACTAAATTCACGTATATCGGCTTCAATGAAATTAACATCTACTTGATTTAAAGATGCATTACCCGAAGCTACTTCAATTGCCTCTTTAGATACGTCTAATGCAGAAACTTCACTAAGAGGAAGGTACTTTTTTAAAGAAACAGCAATACAGCCACTCCCAGTTCCAATATCTATTATGCGTAGACTAGAACCTGTAACCTCTGCAAGTGCGCTACTTTCAATTACCCATTCAACCAGTTCCTCTGTTTCAGGCCTTGGTATTAATACTGCCGGAGTCACTTTAAAAGGCAGACCATAAAACACGGTCTCTTCAAGTATGTATTGTATTGGTTTTCCTGTTTTTAATCTAGCTAAAACCTTTAAATAAGCTGACTCTTGCTGTTCAGAAAGCAGTTCAGCTCCCTTAAGTATGGTAACGGCTCTACTAAATCCAGAAATATGATCAGTTGTGATGTAAAAGATGGATGAAACCTCCTCAGCACCATAAATGTCCTGTAGTTCTATTGTAAAATGTTGCAGCAGTTCTTTTAAATTCATACCACACAAAAGTAATTAAATCAAACAATATACCTTACTTTTGCTTCAATGACGGATGAGTTATATATGCAAAGGTGCCTGGAACTAGCTAGCATGGGCATGGGTAGCGTAAGCCCAAACCCGCTTGTTGGTTGTGTGATTGTTAGCGATGGAAAGATCATTGGCGAAGGTTATCACGGAAAATTTGGGGAGGCACATGCTGAAGTCAATGCGATTAAGTCCGTTATTGAAGCGTATGGAGATCAAGCAGCGAGGCTGTTGGCTAATGCTACAGCTTATGTAAGTCTCGAACCTTGTGCCCATTTTGGAAAAACTCCTCCTTGCGCTGATCTGTTGGTCAAGCACCAACTTAAAAAGGTTGTTATAGGTAATAAAGATCCATTTGAAGATGTAGATGGCAAGGGGATCCAAAAACTTAAAAATGCAGGCATTGAAGTGGTGACGGGTATTTTAGAGGCCGAATGTAGCAAGTTAAACCGACGCTTCTTTACACGTATTCGCAAACAGAGACCATATGTCATTTTAAAATGGGCACAAACTGCTGATGGTTACTTTGCACCAAAAAATGGCGCCCAGGAATGGATAAGTGGCCCTATGGCTAAAACACTTGTACACAAGTGGCGTACCGAAGAAGATGCTGTTCTTATTGGAAAACGGACCGCAATTGCCGATAACCCACAGCTAAACGCCAGAGAATGGGAAGGTAAAAACCCTTTACGCATCTTAATAGACCGCAATCTTCAAGTTCCCCAAAGCAATCACATTTATAACAAACTTGCCAAAACGGTTATATTTAATGAACATAAAACCGAAGTGCAGGATAATATTCACTATATACAAATGGAAGATATGCAGTATTATCTGCCTCAAAAAATAGCCTTTCAGCTGTATCTTATGGACATTCAATCAGTTATTATCGAAGGTGGAGCAAATATTCTTCATCAATTTATCGATGCAAACCTATGGGATGAAGCCCGGATTTTGAGTGCAAACAAAATCTGGTCAGCAGGTATTCCAGCTCCACAAATTAATGGCTACATTGCCGATCAGTTCACGCTTAATAATGATAAATTAACGATCTTTCTAAACAACCATTCATGATATTTCTCCTGTTCAGTATTTGCTGTAGTGTTACAGTCGCCGTATTATTAAAGCTCGCAAAACGTTACAAAATCAACATCACCCAAGCCGTAACCTGGAACTATCTATTTGCCATAGTTTTAAGTCTGATCTTCTACAAGCCAAGTTTAACTGATTTGGTATCTGCACCAATAGATTCCATTTATATTGCTCTGGGTGTATTATTACCGGTAGTGTTCTTATTTTTGGCAGGATCAGTAAGAAGTATTGGAATAGTAAAAACTGATATAGCGCAACGCCTATCGCTGTTTATTCCACTTTTAGCGGCATATTTTCTATTTAATGAGCATTTCAGCATTTTAAAAATAGCCGGACTATCAGTTGGTTTTATCGCTATATTTTTCACGTTATATAAAAAGACGGTACAGAAAAATGAAGGGTTAAATTGGTTGTATCCAATTTTTGTCTTCATAGGTTTCGGCGTTATTGATATTCTGTTCAAAAAGGTCGCTCAAATCAAGGCTATCCCTTATACAAGCTCATTAATAGTGATTTTTATACTCGCTTTCATGATTTCACTCCTCTACATTTTTTATTTATCAGTTGTTAAAAAGCAAAAATTAGAGCTGATTAATTTTATTTGCGGCTGTATTTTAGGTTTCTTTAATTTCTTCAATATCCTCTGCTATCTTAAAGCACATCGGGCAATGGCCGATAACCCCTCAGTAGTCTTTGCTGCTATGAATATAGGTGTCATTATTGTGGGTAGTTTTGTAGGTATATTCATTTTTAAAGAGAAATTAAATAAACTGAACTATTGGGGCTTATTTCTGGCACTCGTTGCCATAGTACTCATTACCAATCCTTTTGCCTAATGCTGTTCGACGACACCTATAAAACTATTGCCGAACCTTCAGAAGGAGTATTTAGAGACCGTGGCAGCAAATTTATAGGCTATGCCTACCCCATTCTCTCTGATGATGAGGTGAAAACTATATTATTAAAATTAAGATCAGAACATACTAAAGCCAGGCATTTTTGCTGGGCCTTACGTTTAAGTCCCGATAGAGGTGTATTTCGTATTCAGGATGATGGTGAACCATCTGGAACTGCCGGCAGGCCAATCTTAAATACAATGCTATCGGCTGATATAACCAATTTGTTAATTGTCGTTGTACGTTACTTTGGTGGTACCTTACTTGGCGTTCCGGGACTTATTAACGCTTATAAAACAGCTGCAGTAGAGGCATTGCAAGCTGCTACGATTATAGAAAAAACTGTAAACGACATCTATGAGATTCAGTTCGATTATCTGGTGATGAACGATGTAATGAAGCTGATCAAGGAAGAAAAACTAAACGTATTATCCCAGGATTTTGATAACTCCTGTAGCATAAAAATAGAGATCAGAAAAGCTAATCTCAATTCTATTCTAGGCAAAATAGAAAAAATTGAAGGCCTTAAAGCCAAATACCTTTTTACCGCCTAATCATTCATCAATTTATTATAACCTTAGTTTTTATTAACTTTAATTATGGGACAAGAATTATCAGCCGCAGACTTAATTATTAATCCAGATGGCAGTATTTACCACTTAAATCTATTGCCAGAGGATATTGCCGACACTGTGATCACCGTTGGTGACCCTGATCGTGTGGCTGAAATATCAAAACACTTTGATGAAATTGAACTTCGTAAAGGAAAACGTGAGTTCATTACCCATACCGGTTACCTTGGCAAAAGACGTATCACCATCCTTTCAACAGGGATTGGTACAGACAACATTGACATCGTGTTTAATGAGTTGGATGCTTTGGTAAATATTGATTTCCGCACCCGTAAAGTAAAAGAAAACCTGACCTCTTTAAACATCATTCGAATTGGTACTTCAGGTGCTATACAGCCAGATGTGCCAATGGGAACCATATTGGCTTCCACTTTTGGACTTGGTCTGGATGCACTAATGAATTATTATATCCATGAATTGTCTGGAGATGAGCATAGTCTACTAGATGGTATCAAAACACATCTATCCCATTTAAAAGGCATTACTCCTTATGTCACAGCAGCAGATAGTAGTCTGCTAAAATCAATTGCTAGTGATATGGAGCAGGGAATAACAGTTACTGCACCGGGATTTTATGCCCCCCAGGGGAGACAAGTAAGAGCCAAAAATGCCGTGTCTAACCTCATTGGCCTACTCAACTCCTTCAGAAATATGGATCATAGAATTACAAATCTGGAAATGGAAACTGCAGGTATTTACGCATTAGCAAAAGTGCTTGGGCATAAGGCCTTGTCAGTAAATGCAATATTAGCTAGCAGAGTAAATTTCGAGTTCAGCAAAGAGCCAAATAAAGTAGTTAATAAAGCTATTAAAATGGTGTTGGATAGACTCTAGGGTACTTTTAAAGGATATCATTTGTAACGCATTTAAAACAAAATCACTTTAAAAGCGTTACTTATGTATCTATTTTAATTGATATTTTTATGTTACAGCAAGCAAAAGAGAAATTAACCTTATCCATCATAGAGTCATTAGCAAAGTACGAAACAAAAGAATTAAACACCGGAAAAAGATTAATATCTGTTATTGCGGGCGTATATATGGTACAAAAAGGCATTCGCAGCTTAGGTAGACATACTTTTCTTCGTGGCATTGAAGAAATAACTTTGGGAGGTATCTTGTTGTATGGTGCAGCTAGCGGGCTTAATAAAAAGATCATCAAAAAACCGTTAAAACCATCTGATGTCAGAAGAAACCAAATTCAGGGTAACGACCCCAGATCTGGTGTGCCGGCCTTTGTGTAAAGCAACAAGTCCCTTTGTTTTAATTTCTTTCAGTAATTCTTTACCTCCTTCAATTGTCCACGGTTTAGCTATTGGTACTCCTCCCATATATCTAATAGATAGACAACAGATAATCCCTTCCTGATCATTTCTATATTTCCCGACAATGGGTTGCTTTGCTTTTTATACTCATCACAAGGAACATAGTCTGTAAACCACAAATCAATAAACGCAGCTTTATCCGGTTTCTTTTACATCCAATTGAGTAGTCCTGCTCAAAATTATGCTCAAAAAAATCAGCATTAACCAATATCTAAATGATATTAATCAAAATTGAACTCCAAAAAACTATATATCATCAATCTTTGATAATATAAAGTTAAGCCAAAACCAAACTAACCAAATTATAACCGATGAAGTATTTCAATTTAATTTTTATCGCTATTGTACTCTTTTCTTGTAGTAAAGAGTCCCTTAGAAAACCACCTGGTAATTCGGGGAATACTGAAACCACGAAGCCCAACAGTGTTATAAACCCCAGAATTTTTGAACTAATCAATCTAAATTATCCTGGTCTGGAAAAGGCTAAAGCGCTATATGAAGCTGACAAACAATATGAGGCAACAAAGGCTATTCTTGAATATTACAGGCAACGTACAAATGTTGTTAATCCCAGTCTTTCGTTAATTAATGTAACAGCTACAGATGACGATAAACTTAAGGCAGATTTTGCGTTAGATAATTACCGCTTTTTCGTGAACAACTATTACGAAGATGCTGTTAAAAAGATGCCATACTCACTAAATAATGGTGGTACTATAAATTGGTTATTTCAGCCTGCTGGAGCTGATAATGAATACCAAAAGCAATTACACAGACATCAATGGTTTATTCCTCAGGCAAAAGTTTACAGGACAACTCAAAACGAAAAATATATTCAATCATGGATTAGTGTGTATAAGGATTGGCTGGCGAAAAATCCTATGCCCGAAACAGGTACCAATACAACCACCTGGTGGCAGCTTCAAGTTGCAGAACGTGTTATAGGACAAACCCAACTATTTGAATACTACAAAAACTCTATAAATTTTACACCAGAATGGTTTTCTGAATTTATGGTTCATTTTGCCGAACATTCTGATTTCCTGGTTAAATATCCTTACCCCGACGGTAATATTCTAATATCTCAGGGTAGCGCCCTGGCTTTTGCAGGCGTATTATTTCCAGAGTTCAAAAAAGCTCCGGAATGGATGAATACAGGCTTTAAGATATTAAGTACAGAAGTTAAAACACAGTTTTTGGAAGATGGTATGCACTTTGAACTGGATTTTAGTTACCATATCAGCGCCATAGCTGATTTCTATGATGTAATGAAACTGGCAGATGCCAATAAGTCTATTGTAGGAAATGTTGCAGCAAATTTTAATGACTATTTGCACAAAGCAGCACAAATAGTGATGCATTTTACCTATCCCAATTACTTCACCACTACGGCCTCAAATAGTCAGTTCGTACCAGGTTTTAATGATACCAGACAAAGCTCATGGACAAGATCGGTACTCAATCGTAATTTCATAAAGTATAATGAAATGTTTCCTGATGATAATGAGCTGCTTTATATGGCTTCTTATGGAAAAAAAGGAACAGTACCTGCCACTACACCCAAAGCATTTACTACATCCGGGACTTATATGTTACGCAATGGTTGGGACAGGCTATCCACGATGTTTATTCTTAGCAACAATTATTCAAATAATCCTATGCAAATATGGAGTCATAAACAACCTGATAATTGTACCTTTGAACTTTATTGTAAAGGACGCAATTTCTTCCCGGATGCAGGGGTATATGCGTATACTAGTGATGGGGATAACAGTGCAAGGGAGTGGTACCGCCAAACGAGGGTACACAATACAATGACATTAGACAATAAAAACATCACAAATGCCAAAGGGAAATCTCTCGCAATAGTATCGAACGGCCAATCTGAAATAGTAGCGACAGAAAACCAGGGTTATACCAATCTCAAACTTCGCCGCTATGTATTTTTTGTCAACAAAACATTTTTTGTATTGGTAGATGAAGGTATAGGTTCTGCGAGTGGAACGGTAAATCTTAATTTCAATTTATGTGAAGGAGAGAATGAAGTTGTCGTAAGCGCTGATAAAAACGGTGCCCATACCAATTTCGCAGATGGCAATAATATGATCATAAGGACATTTGGAAGTGATAACCTAACGACCCTCCCATTTAGCGGAAAGGTTTCATACGCTCCGGGTATTGAATTTACCCGTAAGGCATATACGGTTAATATGACAAAAAGTACCGGGCAAACAGCTCGTTATATTACGGTACTGTATCCAACCAATCAGGCTGGCACAGTCCAAATCAATGCTGCTTTTACACAGCCCTTTCAAGAAACTGGTGTTGCTTTAGAAGTTAACATCGACGGCAAAACATATAATCTTAATTGTAATCTTTAAAATCATATATTATGAAGCAAATAAATACTAACCTAATATTAAAACGATACCTATCCTGGGTATTTGCATTGCTGCTCATTGTTGCAGGATGTAAAAAGCAAGAAGTTGTCGATAGTACATCTTTCGCAATTTACTATACTGGTATGACCGATATAGGGCCATCAATGACAGGAGTCATTGCATCTCCATCTTACATCGGGAGCCAACCAAATTCTTTTGAAATTGTGAGTATCACATTAGATGGTGCAACCTATTCAGGCAGTAGTTTTGAAATCAATAAGGATGATGGAACTATCAGTATAAAGGAAACAACAGGTATACCGATTGGACTGTACAAACTTACGGTTAGCTGTAATTCAAATGGTAAAAGATATGAGTTTAAAGATGCCATTGCAATCAATATGATGAAGCCTGTCCCAGATGGTATTACTGTAGTTCCAAACAAACTGACAGTTAATTATGCAGACATTATCGATCCACAGAGCACTGTTGAATTGCCTACTGCCCAGGTAACAACAGACAAAAATCATATTTCTATCAAAAAATATGAAATCGCAAAAAGTGATTTTTCTAAATACTTTGCAATATCGGCTACCGGACTTATATCTATTGTAAGAGGAGATGCTACTTTATTGCCAGGAAAATACGTGCTTTCGCTTAAGCTGACAACAGGCGCATCGGGAGCAGATGAAGGGATATTTCAGAATGCGGTAGAAGTAGATATTATTTCTAAGCCCTTGGCACTAACCTACACCCCATCATCAGGCAAGATAGAGGAAGAATCCGCACAAAGTGGAAAAACCTCATTTAACAGTAAAGCGCCAGTAGTTAAGGGGTCTTTAAACAACTTAAGTTATTCCATCAAAAGTATTAACCCGGCTACAAATAAAATAACGATTAATCCACAAACCGGAGTTATTTCTGTTGCAGAAAATCACGGATTTACGGCAGGACAACAATATAAAGTTACGGTAAATGTAAAAAATGCTTATGCCCCGGACGGTGTAGATTTTAGCGACGTCTTTGTACTGGATGTGGTTAAATTCATAGAACCTATACAATTATTTAGTTATCAAAATAAAAATGCAACACAAGCGGTTGCCTTTGATATAAGTCCCGATGCCGGTTTAAAAGGCGATGAAGTTAGATTTGAATTTGTAGAATTACCCGCTGCATTACAAGGTAAAGTTACTTTAAATGCACAAGGTGGTATCAGCGCTCTTAAAGGTAATACGATTGCTTTAGGAACCTATACCATAAAAGTAAAAGCTACAAATCCTAAAAATGAGTCAATTGCCGCCTTTACCCTTACAGTGGGTGCAAATCCTAATTATTTCACTTATGTAAGGTATGGCAATAACCTGGGTTTAAGTCCTGCAGAAAACTATGCAAACCAATTCCGTATAGCTAATGGTGCGGCCCTTACTAGTGTAAAGCCTACTCCAACAACAGATGCAAAGGTTGGCTTGACCTATGATATTAAAAATATTCAGGGAACTGCAACAATAAATGCTAGTACAGGACAGATCACATTAACCACTGTTAATGCAGCATCATGTGGTATTTTTATGGTTACGGCCACAGCTGGTAAAGGAACACCTGAAGAGTATGCTGTCCAAACTCCGGTTTTTATACATAATTCACAATCAGTAAAAGCATCTAACAATGAAATGGCATTAATTGAATACACGCCTTTCGTTTTCCAGGTAAATCCAAATACTGGTGGTCGTTCAGTAAAACCTGTAATTTCCGGAATCGCTGATAAGAGTCAACTTACAATAGATTATAGGAGGACTTTCAATTACTACAATTTCTTTGGGACTCAATTAAGTGGTCAACCCACCGTAGCAAACTCATTCTTGCAAGGGCTTTTTGATAAATATGCTGAGAGCAAGGCAACGAGTCCAAATTATAGTGCAAGAGCGCCGTTCTCCTATTATGACAATAAGGCTAGTCTTACACAAGCCTTGACTTATGTAGATGCAACAACCCTGGAATTAGTAGTTAATCCCAATAAATGGACTTACAATGGTGAAGCCGCTAATGGTGCCATGACCGGGCAGATGACCCTTGGAATTGATGGAAAAGATCCTCAAGCTAGTACAACGCAGCTATTCCCTATTATTTTAT
This is a stretch of genomic DNA from Candidatus Pedobacter colombiensis. It encodes these proteins:
- a CDS encoding DUF4958 family protein; amino-acid sequence: MKQINTNLILKRYLSWVFALLLIVAGCKKQEVVDSTSFAIYYTGMTDIGPSMTGVIASPSYIGSQPNSFEIVSITLDGATYSGSSFEINKDDGTISIKETTGIPIGLYKLTVSCNSNGKRYEFKDAIAINMMKPVPDGITVVPNKLTVNYADIIDPQSTVELPTAQVTTDKNHISIKKYEIAKSDFSKYFAISATGLISIVRGDATLLPGKYVLSLKLTTGASGADEGIFQNAVEVDIISKPLALTYTPSSGKIEEESAQSGKTSFNSKAPVVKGSLNNLSYSIKSINPATNKITINPQTGVISVAENHGFTAGQQYKVTVNVKNAYAPDGVDFSDVFVLDVVKFIEPIQLFSYQNKNATQAVAFDISPDAGLKGDEVRFEFVELPAALQGKVTLNAQGGISALKGNTIALGTYTIKVKATNPKNESIAAFTLTVGANPNYFTYVRYGNNLGLSPAENYANQFRIANGAALTSVKPTPTTDAKVGLTYDIKNIQGTATINASTGQITLTTVNAASCGIFMVTATAGKGTPEEYAVQTPVFIHNSQSVKASNNEMALIEYTPFVFQVNPNTGGRSVKPVISGIADKSQLTIDYRRTFNYYNFFGTQLSGQPTVANSFLQGLFDKYAESKATSPNYSARAPFSYYDNKASLTQALTYVDATTLELVVNPNKWTYNGEAANGAMTGQMTLGIDGKDPQASTTQLFPIILWFDTKF
- the xerD gene encoding site-specific tyrosine recombinase XerD, whose protein sequence is MINNPYLQSYRNYLKLERSLSGNSIEAYLGDLNKLFQYFESIGQTPQVKDISAAELKLFISWINDLGMLASTQARVVSGLKSFFSFLMLEEVIATDPSSQLETPRLTRHLPDTIDIREINAMIEVIDASKPDGMRNKAILETLYGCGLRVSELINLKISDVFEENEFIRVTGKGNKERLVPIGKMALKYINIYLHETRVHIPIKKGFEDYIFLNRGGTRLSRISVFSIIKSLAEKSGLKKSISPHTFRHSFATHLIEGGADLRAIQEMLGHSSITTTEIYTHLDRDYLRGIITEFHPRT
- the ribD gene encoding bifunctional diaminohydroxyphosphoribosylaminopyrimidine deaminase/5-amino-6-(5-phosphoribosylamino)uracil reductase RibD, with the protein product MTDELYMQRCLELASMGMGSVSPNPLVGCVIVSDGKIIGEGYHGKFGEAHAEVNAIKSVIEAYGDQAARLLANATAYVSLEPCAHFGKTPPCADLLVKHQLKKVVIGNKDPFEDVDGKGIQKLKNAGIEVVTGILEAECSKLNRRFFTRIRKQRPYVILKWAQTADGYFAPKNGAQEWISGPMAKTLVHKWRTEEDAVLIGKRTAIADNPQLNAREWEGKNPLRILIDRNLQVPQSNHIYNKLAKTVIFNEHKTEVQDNIHYIQMEDMQYYLPQKIAFQLYLMDIQSVIIEGGANILHQFIDANLWDEARILSANKIWSAGIPAPQINGYIADQFTLNNDKLTIFLNNHS
- a CDS encoding glycosyltransferase family 2 protein; amino-acid sequence: MTIPSVAVVILNWNGKALLEQFLPSIVKSVYPNLKLIVGDNASTDASIAFVTTNYPDVKVIVNDHNYGFAEGYGKILDQIEADYYVLLNSDVEVPENWIQPVIDAMEMDDKIAAAQPKIKWQKDKTQFEYAGAAGGYLDLHGFPFCRGRIFDTIERDTNQYDDQVEVFWASGAALFIKSKYWKEVGGLDHDFFAHMEEIDLCWRLKNLGYKVIYCPAAEVYHVGGGTLDAANPHKAYLNFRNNLVLMQKNLPISDAYFRIFIRMCLDFVAWIHFLLQGKTEFAWAINRAHYHFLCDLQQNGAKRGHHQIPFLKHTGLYPSSIIWAYFIKKIRFFSQL
- a CDS encoding alginate lyase family protein, whose protein sequence is MKYFNLIFIAIVLFSCSKESLRKPPGNSGNTETTKPNSVINPRIFELINLNYPGLEKAKALYEADKQYEATKAILEYYRQRTNVVNPSLSLINVTATDDDKLKADFALDNYRFFVNNYYEDAVKKMPYSLNNGGTINWLFQPAGADNEYQKQLHRHQWFIPQAKVYRTTQNEKYIQSWISVYKDWLAKNPMPETGTNTTTWWQLQVAERVIGQTQLFEYYKNSINFTPEWFSEFMVHFAEHSDFLVKYPYPDGNILISQGSALAFAGVLFPEFKKAPEWMNTGFKILSTEVKTQFLEDGMHFELDFSYHISAIADFYDVMKLADANKSIVGNVAANFNDYLHKAAQIVMHFTYPNYFTTTASNSQFVPGFNDTRQSSWTRSVLNRNFIKYNEMFPDDNELLYMASYGKKGTVPATTPKAFTTSGTYMLRNGWDRLSTMFILSNNYSNNPMQIWSHKQPDNCTFELYCKGRNFFPDAGVYAYTSDGDNSAREWYRQTRVHNTMTLDNKNITNAKGKSLAIVSNGQSEIVATENQGYTNLKLRRYVFFVNKTFFVLVDEGIGSASGTVNLNFNLCEGENEVVVSADKNGAHTNFADGNNMIIRTFGSDNLTTLPFSGKVSYAPGIEFTRKAYTVNMTKSTGQTARYITVLYPTNQAGTVQINAAFTQPFQETGVALEVNIDGKTYNLNCNL
- the prmC gene encoding peptide chain release factor N(5)-glutamine methyltransferase, whose product is MNLKELLQHFTIELQDIYGAEEVSSIFYITTDHISGFSRAVTILKGAELLSEQQESAYLKVLARLKTGKPIQYILEETVFYGLPFKVTPAVLIPRPETEELVEWVIESSALAEVTGSSLRIIDIGTGSGCIAVSLKKYLPLSEVSALDVSKEAIEVASGNASLNQVDVNFIEADIREFSTRQKFDVIVSNPPYITEKEEEQMHHNVLDHEPHMALFVPNEKPLLFYEAIADFASVSLSDMGLLFFEINEHYGKEMIDMLRSKSFINIELKKDMQGKDRMIKCQRAIAL
- a CDS encoding nucleoside phosphorylase: MGQELSAADLIINPDGSIYHLNLLPEDIADTVITVGDPDRVAEISKHFDEIELRKGKREFITHTGYLGKRRITILSTGIGTDNIDIVFNELDALVNIDFRTRKVKENLTSLNIIRIGTSGAIQPDVPMGTILASTFGLGLDALMNYYIHELSGDEHSLLDGIKTHLSHLKGITPYVTAADSSLLKSIASDMEQGITVTAPGFYAPQGRQVRAKNAVSNLIGLLNSFRNMDHRITNLEMETAGIYALAKVLGHKALSVNAILASRVNFEFSKEPNKVVNKAIKMVLDRL
- a CDS encoding YigZ family protein, whose translation is MLFDDTYKTIAEPSEGVFRDRGSKFIGYAYPILSDDEVKTILLKLRSEHTKARHFCWALRLSPDRGVFRIQDDGEPSGTAGRPILNTMLSADITNLLIVVVRYFGGTLLGVPGLINAYKTAAVEALQAATIIEKTVNDIYEIQFDYLVMNDVMKLIKEEKLNVLSQDFDNSCSIKIEIRKANLNSILGKIEKIEGLKAKYLFTA
- the aroQ gene encoding type II 3-dehydroquinate dehydratase encodes the protein MKIQIINGPNLNLLGLREPGIYGNQSFDEYIKTLRDMYSIIEIDYFQSNVEGELINKLHEVGFTYDGIVINAGGYTHTSVAIADSIAAIKTPVIEVHISNIYAREEYRHVSLTGKNCKGVLTGFGMDGYRLAIESLLKQ
- a CDS encoding DMT family transporter translates to MIFLLFSICCSVTVAVLLKLAKRYKINITQAVTWNYLFAIVLSLIFYKPSLTDLVSAPIDSIYIALGVLLPVVFLFLAGSVRSIGIVKTDIAQRLSLFIPLLAAYFLFNEHFSILKIAGLSVGFIAIFFTLYKKTVQKNEGLNWLYPIFVFIGFGVIDILFKKVAQIKAIPYTSSLIVIFILAFMISLLYIFYLSVVKKQKLELINFICGCILGFFNFFNILCYLKAHRAMADNPSVVFAAMNIGVIIVGSFVGIFIFKEKLNKLNYWGLFLALVAIVLITNPFA